One window of Lawsonibacter asaccharolyticus genomic DNA carries:
- a CDS encoding resolvase protein yields the protein MERGWDIYHIYCDEDYSGADSLRPDFNRMIRAAQEKKFQILLCKSQSRFTRDMELVEKYIHGLFPIWGIRFIAVADNADTEIKGNKKARQINGLINEWYLEDLSENIRMVFDMKRRQGQYIGGFPIYGYRKDPDNKGHLLVDPEAAEVVRQIFRWSLEGHGKQSIAHMLNDLGVVNPTRYKAERGWDSNHFCKQDFGLWNKNTVWRILRNEIYTGVMVQGRTKKASYKSKAIIVMPRDRWFRVEGTHEAIIDRETFETVQRNLDIRSREDGTGMVHPLAGLVKCMDCGSTMSKTSNGKKGKERVYYLRCKLYADSGTKKLCTRHSIRLDRLIELVSQRIRDYIGAYYHLEELELPPPKDDHREALLQEQKTLSAQLEKRSMALKNLYLDKVSGVLSEGQFVELNQDFLEEKSRLERRLAQIDQELSGQEQPRNQEEVMAKARELLELKTLPRELAVMLIEKIEIGEQDQETGRQEVKIHWKF from the coding sequence GTGGAGCGGGGATGGGACATCTACCACATCTATTGCGATGAGGACTACTCTGGGGCCGACAGCCTGCGGCCTGACTTCAACCGGATGATCCGGGCGGCCCAGGAAAAGAAGTTTCAGATCCTCCTCTGCAAGAGCCAGTCCCGGTTTACCCGGGACATGGAATTGGTGGAGAAGTACATCCACGGCCTGTTTCCCATCTGGGGAATCCGCTTCATCGCTGTGGCAGACAACGCCGACACGGAGATCAAGGGCAACAAAAAAGCCCGCCAGATCAATGGACTCATCAACGAATGGTATCTGGAGGATCTGTCGGAGAACATCCGCATGGTCTTTGACATGAAGCGGCGGCAGGGGCAGTACATCGGCGGTTTTCCCATCTACGGCTACCGAAAGGACCCGGACAACAAGGGCCATCTCCTAGTGGACCCGGAGGCGGCAGAGGTAGTGCGGCAGATCTTCCGCTGGTCCCTGGAGGGCCACGGCAAGCAGAGTATCGCCCACATGCTCAACGATCTGGGGGTGGTTAATCCCACCCGGTATAAGGCGGAGCGGGGCTGGGACAGCAACCACTTCTGCAAGCAGGATTTCGGGCTCTGGAACAAGAACACCGTATGGCGGATCCTCCGTAATGAGATCTACACCGGCGTCATGGTGCAGGGCCGGACCAAAAAGGCCAGCTACAAATCCAAGGCCATTATCGTCATGCCCCGGGACCGCTGGTTCCGGGTGGAGGGCACTCACGAGGCCATCATCGACCGGGAGACCTTTGAGACCGTCCAGCGGAATCTGGACATCCGCTCCCGGGAGGACGGCACCGGCATGGTGCACCCCCTGGCGGGCCTTGTGAAGTGTATGGACTGCGGCAGCACCATGAGCAAGACCTCCAATGGGAAAAAGGGGAAAGAACGGGTGTATTATCTGCGCTGTAAGCTCTATGCCGACAGCGGGACAAAGAAGTTGTGTACCCGCCACTCCATTCGGCTGGACCGGCTGATAGAACTGGTTTCCCAACGCATCCGGGACTACATCGGGGCGTACTACCATTTGGAGGAACTGGAGCTCCCGCCACCAAAGGACGACCACCGGGAGGCCCTGCTGCAGGAGCAGAAGACCCTGAGTGCCCAGTTGGAGAAGCGGAGCATGGCCCTGAAAAACCTGTACCTGGATAAGGTTTCCGGTGTGCTCAGTGAAGGACAGTTTGTGGAGCTGAACCAGGACTTCCTGGAGGAAAAGAGCCGCCTGGAGCGGCGGCTGGCCCAGATCGATCAGGAGCTCTCCGGTCAGGAGCAGCCCCGCAATCAGGAAGAGGTCATGGCCAAGGCCCGGGAACTGCTGGAGCTGAAGACCCTCCCCCGGGAGCTGGCGGTGATGCTCATCGAGAAGATCGAGATCGGTGAGCAGGATCAGGAGACGGGGCGGCAGGAGGTCAAGATCCATTGGAAATTCTAA
- a CDS encoding ATPase, giving the protein MKRKIEEQLIAWKQKTADRLPLIVNGARQVGKTYILRKFGEEQFQNVVYINLETNLTIASYFNENIQPERLLRYLEASTGERIISGETLIIFDEIQSCERALTSLKYFCEETPEFHIAAAGSLLGVAINRQHYSFPVGKVETITLYPLDFEEYLWARGKEFLSEEIRAAYDAMEPLPDALHQEAIELYREYLIIGGMPACINAFLKSGSFLDVPLVQNEILDNYIADMAKYASNTDSVKIRACYNSIPAQLAKDNKKFQYKVVQKGGSATLFGASIEWLNLAGVVLKCQRISQAFEPIAVYADLSAFKLYMGDVGLLTMKSGISQQTVLSGEGNTFMGAVAENYVAQQLAAKGYDLYYWESSSTAELDFVLQKGNQIIGIEVKKGEHVRSRSLSVFMSNYKPAYSIRLSLKNFGEKDELKAIPLYAVFCI; this is encoded by the coding sequence GTGAAGCGCAAGATCGAGGAACAGCTGATTGCCTGGAAACAAAAGACTGCCGACCGCCTGCCGCTGATTGTCAACGGCGCTCGTCAGGTGGGAAAGACCTATATCCTCCGCAAATTCGGAGAGGAGCAGTTCCAGAATGTCGTCTATATCAATCTGGAAACTAATCTGACGATTGCGTCTTACTTCAATGAGAATATCCAGCCGGAGCGCCTCCTGCGGTATCTGGAGGCGTCCACCGGGGAGCGCATCATTTCGGGGGAGACGCTGATCATTTTCGATGAGATCCAATCCTGCGAGCGCGCGCTGACCTCCCTGAAGTATTTCTGCGAGGAGACGCCGGAGTTCCATATCGCGGCGGCCGGGAGCCTGCTTGGGGTGGCGATCAACCGTCAGCATTACTCTTTTCCAGTCGGTAAGGTGGAGACTATCACCCTCTATCCACTGGATTTTGAGGAGTATCTCTGGGCAAGGGGCAAGGAATTTCTCAGCGAGGAGATCCGTGCAGCCTATGACGCCATGGAGCCGCTGCCCGATGCTCTGCATCAAGAGGCTATCGAGTTGTATCGGGAGTATCTGATCATCGGTGGGATGCCCGCCTGTATCAATGCCTTTCTGAAAAGCGGCAGTTTTCTGGATGTTCCGCTGGTACAAAATGAGATCCTAGATAACTATATCGCGGACATGGCCAAGTACGCCAGCAATACGGACAGCGTGAAGATCCGGGCCTGCTACAATTCCATTCCGGCGCAACTGGCTAAGGACAACAAGAAGTTCCAATACAAGGTGGTGCAGAAGGGCGGCAGCGCCACGCTGTTCGGGGCTTCTATCGAGTGGCTGAATCTGGCCGGTGTCGTGCTGAAATGCCAGCGGATCAGTCAGGCCTTTGAGCCAATCGCCGTCTATGCGGATCTCTCAGCGTTCAAACTCTACATGGGTGATGTGGGACTGCTGACCATGAAATCCGGGATTTCACAGCAGACGGTGCTCTCTGGCGAAGGGAATACCTTCATGGGTGCCGTTGCGGAGAACTATGTGGCCCAGCAGCTGGCCGCCAAGGGCTATGACCTCTACTACTGGGAGAGCAGCAGTACCGCAGAACTGGATTTTGTGCTGCAAAAGGGCAACCAAATCATCGGTATCGAGGTTAAAAAGGGGGAGCATGTCCGTTCTCGTAGTCTCAGTGTCTTTATGAGCAACTATAAGCCTGCCTACTCCATCCGGCTGTCGCTGAAGAACTTTGGAGAGAAGGATGAATTGAAAGCCATCCCTCTATATGCGGTGTTTTGTATTTAA
- a CDS encoding site-specific recombinase XerD, translating into MVAGHLQQKKGYWYMVLNLHDQAGRRKTKWIATHLPVPGNRKRAEELLFQTRHQYADSKGESGLLFADYMLQWLGIMKAKVSPTTYTGYRNLVENSICPYFWERRITLAGLRASDVQRYYDDLLASGVSGNTILHHHANIHKALKDAVRLDLVDRNVADIVERPKKVPYIPRYYSLEEANELLDKLRGHWLWLPVMLCLFYGLRRSEVLGIQWRSIDFSVGTIQIQHTRVYQEVDGRKVSVGRDTMKQKASCRTLPMPEEIAAILQEEKRNRYGEETPPPENYLCLNPEGEPIASNYLSQSFKQFLREHSLREIRLHDLRHTCASLLIQRRTPLIEVQQWLGHSTLSTTADLYAHLEYETKLASAQTLKKI; encoded by the coding sequence ATGGTTGCAGGACACTTGCAGCAGAAAAAAGGCTATTGGTACATGGTACTCAATTTGCATGACCAGGCCGGGAGACGAAAGACGAAGTGGATCGCCACCCATCTCCCGGTACCGGGCAATCGAAAGCGGGCGGAGGAACTGCTCTTTCAGACCCGGCATCAATATGCGGATTCCAAGGGGGAAAGTGGGCTGCTGTTTGCGGACTATATGCTCCAGTGGCTGGGGATCATGAAAGCAAAAGTATCCCCCACGACCTATACCGGCTATCGGAATCTGGTGGAAAACAGCATCTGCCCTTACTTTTGGGAGAGGCGTATCACACTGGCCGGGCTTCGCGCGTCAGATGTCCAGAGATACTACGACGATCTCCTTGCGTCCGGGGTATCGGGCAATACGATTCTCCACCATCACGCCAATATCCACAAGGCACTGAAAGACGCGGTGCGGCTGGACCTGGTGGACCGGAACGTAGCCGATATTGTGGAGCGGCCAAAGAAAGTACCTTATATCCCGCGGTACTACTCACTGGAGGAGGCAAATGAACTGCTGGACAAGCTCCGGGGGCACTGGCTCTGGCTGCCCGTGATGCTGTGCCTGTTCTACGGCCTGCGCCGCAGCGAGGTGCTGGGGATTCAATGGCGGAGCATTGATTTCTCCGTGGGCACCATTCAGATCCAGCATACCAGGGTCTATCAGGAGGTGGATGGCCGAAAGGTCTCCGTGGGGAGAGACACCATGAAGCAGAAAGCCAGCTGCCGTACGCTACCCATGCCGGAGGAGATCGCCGCCATTTTGCAGGAGGAAAAACGAAACCGCTATGGGGAGGAAACCCCGCCGCCGGAGAACTACCTCTGCCTGAATCCGGAAGGAGAGCCCATCGCGTCCAACTACCTCAGTCAGAGCTTCAAACAGTTTCTCCGGGAGCATAGCCTGCGGGAGATCCGCCTGCATGACCTCCGGCACACCTGTGCATCCCTCCTGATCCAGAGGCGGACGCCCCTGATTGAGGTGCAGCAATGGCTGGGACATAGTACGCTGTCCACGACGGCGGACCTGTATGCCCACCTGGAATATGAAACAAAACTGGCCAGCGCACAGACGCTGAAAAAAATTTAA
- a CDS encoding ribosome maturation factor RimP, giving the protein MAKVTDLVAQLAQPLAEAAGCSLWDVEYVKEAGTWYLRIYIDKETGVSIDDCEAVSRPLSDALDEADPIEGSYTLEVSSAGADRVLKKPEHFQRFCGEEVEVRLYRPKDGKKDFVGRLTGWADGDITLELNGMPITFEKKEVAQTRLYPRF; this is encoded by the coding sequence ATGGCGAAAGTGACCGATCTGGTGGCCCAACTGGCGCAGCCGCTGGCAGAGGCAGCGGGCTGCTCCCTTTGGGATGTGGAGTATGTCAAGGAAGCGGGCACGTGGTATCTCCGGATCTACATCGACAAGGAGACAGGTGTGTCCATCGACGACTGCGAGGCGGTGTCCCGCCCCCTGTCCGACGCACTGGATGAGGCGGACCCCATCGAGGGAAGCTATACCCTGGAGGTGTCCTCCGCCGGGGCCGACCGGGTGCTGAAGAAGCCGGAGCACTTCCAGCGCTTCTGTGGAGAAGAGGTGGAGGTGCGCCTCTACCGGCCCAAAGACGGGAAAAAGGACTTTGTGGGGCGTTTGACAGGCTGGGCGGATGGGGATATCACCCTGGAGCTGAACGGGATGCCCATCACGTTTGAGAAAAAAGAGGTCGCCCAGACGCGGCTGTACCCCCGCTTTTGA
- a CDS encoding translation initiation factor IF-2, giving the protein MMNKYRVHEVAKDFKLNSKDIAEIMTKYSQTPKNHMQVLEERELAVIFDYLTQHNQVENIESIFADVYHEPKPAQAKPAQPQQSASKPAAKGESRPQSAAPQADKSGEQPRAQGGKPEQAQARPATRVPEKKVVDTRKGGAVNLEKYDERLESFTDQRQQDRGGKQKFQGRNAQRQRGRQQGPGNKRKQEEQERLRRLQLEIAKKAPVKVLIPDEIGVGELASRMKKTGAEVVKCLIKNGVMASLSDIIDFDTAAIIAEEMGCKVEKEVVVTIEEKLIDTTEDKEEDLQPRAPVVVVMGHVDHGKTSLLDYIRHANVVSGEAGGITQHIGAYQVDVKGSPVTFLDTPGHEAFTAMRARGAMITDVAILVVAADDGIMPQTVESINHAKAAEIPIIVAINKMDKPTANPDRIMQQLTEYELVPEEWGGETIICPISAKTGMGIDNLLDMVVLTAEMRELKANPNRSAHGAVIEARLDKGRGPVATLLVQNGTLHQGDVIIAGTAVGRVRAMTNAQGQKVESAGPSVPVEIIGMSEVPGAGDDFHAVADERMARELVEQRKHENKMASGSAVGKVTLEDLFSQIQAGEMKNLNIIVKADVQGSAEAVKASLEKLSNEEVRVRVIHCAVGAISESDVMLASTSGAIIVGFNVRPDANAKETAARSNVDMRMYRVIYDAINEVEAAMKGMLAPKFREVDLGRAEVRNVFRITGVGMVAGCYVLDGKMQRNAQMRLLRDNIVIYDGAIASLQRFKDSVKEVAAGYECGITFEKFQDIKEGDIVEAFLMEQIEV; this is encoded by the coding sequence ATGATGAACAAATACCGTGTCCACGAGGTGGCCAAGGACTTCAAGCTGAATTCCAAGGACATCGCGGAGATCATGACCAAATACAGCCAGACCCCCAAGAACCACATGCAGGTCCTGGAGGAGCGGGAGCTGGCCGTTATTTTCGACTATCTGACCCAGCACAACCAGGTGGAGAACATAGAGTCCATTTTTGCGGACGTCTACCATGAGCCCAAGCCGGCCCAGGCGAAGCCAGCCCAGCCACAGCAGAGCGCCTCCAAGCCGGCTGCCAAGGGGGAGAGCAGGCCACAGAGCGCTGCGCCCCAGGCCGACAAGAGCGGGGAGCAGCCCCGCGCTCAGGGGGGCAAGCCGGAGCAGGCCCAGGCCCGCCCCGCCACCCGCGTGCCGGAGAAGAAGGTGGTGGACACCCGCAAGGGCGGAGCCGTCAACCTGGAGAAGTACGACGAGCGGCTGGAGTCCTTCACCGACCAGCGTCAGCAGGACCGGGGCGGCAAGCAGAAGTTCCAGGGACGCAACGCCCAGCGCCAGCGCGGCCGCCAGCAGGGGCCGGGCAACAAGCGCAAGCAGGAGGAGCAGGAGCGCCTGCGCCGTCTCCAGCTGGAGATCGCCAAGAAGGCACCGGTGAAGGTGCTGATCCCCGATGAGATCGGAGTGGGTGAGCTGGCCAGCCGGATGAAGAAGACCGGCGCGGAGGTGGTCAAGTGCCTCATCAAGAACGGGGTCATGGCCTCCCTCAGCGACATCATCGACTTTGACACCGCCGCCATCATCGCCGAGGAGATGGGCTGCAAGGTGGAGAAGGAGGTGGTGGTCACCATCGAGGAGAAGCTGATCGACACCACGGAGGACAAGGAGGAGGATCTGCAGCCCCGCGCCCCCGTGGTGGTGGTCATGGGCCACGTGGACCACGGCAAGACCTCCCTGCTGGACTATATCCGCCACGCCAACGTGGTCTCCGGAGAGGCGGGCGGCATCACCCAGCACATCGGCGCCTATCAGGTGGATGTGAAGGGCAGCCCGGTCACCTTCCTGGACACTCCCGGCCATGAGGCATTCACCGCCATGCGCGCCCGGGGCGCCATGATCACCGACGTGGCCATCCTGGTGGTGGCCGCTGATGACGGCATCATGCCCCAGACCGTGGAGTCCATCAACCACGCCAAGGCCGCTGAGATCCCCATCATCGTAGCCATCAACAAGATGGATAAGCCCACCGCCAATCCCGACCGGATCATGCAGCAGCTCACCGAGTATGAGCTGGTGCCCGAGGAGTGGGGCGGCGAGACCATTATCTGCCCCATCTCCGCCAAGACGGGCATGGGCATTGACAACCTGCTGGACATGGTGGTCCTTACCGCCGAGATGCGGGAGCTGAAGGCCAACCCCAACCGTTCCGCCCACGGTGCCGTCATCGAGGCCAGGCTGGACAAGGGCCGCGGCCCCGTGGCCACCCTGCTGGTCCAGAACGGCACCCTGCATCAGGGCGATGTCATCATCGCGGGCACCGCCGTGGGTCGTGTCCGCGCCATGACCAACGCCCAGGGCCAGAAGGTGGAGTCCGCCGGCCCCTCCGTTCCTGTGGAGATCATTGGCATGAGTGAGGTGCCCGGCGCGGGCGATGACTTCCACGCCGTGGCTGACGAGCGCATGGCCCGGGAGCTGGTGGAGCAGCGCAAGCACGAGAACAAGATGGCCTCCGGCAGCGCAGTGGGCAAGGTCACCCTGGAGGATCTGTTCAGCCAGATCCAGGCCGGTGAGATGAAGAACCTGAACATCATCGTCAAGGCAGACGTTCAGGGCTCCGCTGAGGCAGTGAAGGCATCCCTGGAGAAGCTGTCCAATGAGGAGGTCCGGGTCCGGGTCATCCACTGCGCCGTGGGCGCCATCAGCGAGAGCGACGTGATGCTGGCCTCTACCTCCGGTGCCATCATTGTGGGCTTCAACGTCCGCCCTGACGCCAACGCCAAGGAGACCGCCGCCCGGTCCAATGTGGATATGCGGATGTACCGGGTCATCTACGACGCCATCAACGAGGTGGAGGCGGCTATGAAGGGTATGCTGGCCCCCAAATTCCGAGAGGTGGACCTGGGCCGGGCCGAGGTGCGCAATGTGTTCCGCATCACCGGAGTGGGCATGGTGGCCGGCTGCTATGTGCTGGATGGCAAGATGCAGCGCAACGCCCAGATGCGCCTCCTCCGGGACAACATTGTCATTTACGACGGGGCCATCGCCTCCCTCCAGCGCTTCAAGGACAGCGTGAAAGAGGTGGCCGCGGGCTACGAGTGCGGCATCACCTTCGAGAAGTTCCAGGATATCAAGGAGGGCGATATTGTAGAGGCCTTCCTGATGGAGCAGATCGAGGTCTGA
- a CDS encoding ribosome-binding factor A has product MASNRIGRINEEIQRELSALIPAVKDPRVSGMISVTAVETTPDLRYAKAYISVLDKENGERVLKGLRSASGWLRRELGSALRLRYTPELVFQLDDSIDKGAHILELLRSVEGPKE; this is encoded by the coding sequence ATGGCAAGCAATCGCATCGGACGCATCAACGAGGAGATCCAGCGGGAGCTGTCCGCTCTGATCCCCGCGGTCAAGGACCCTCGGGTGTCTGGGATGATCTCGGTGACAGCGGTGGAGACCACCCCGGATCTGCGGTACGCCAAGGCATATATCAGCGTACTGGACAAGGAGAACGGGGAGCGGGTGCTCAAGGGACTGAGATCCGCCTCTGGCTGGCTGCGCCGGGAGCTGGGGAGCGCCCTGAGGCTGCGCTACACCCCAGAGCTGGTGTTCCAGCTGGATGACTCCATCGACAAGGGAGCCCACATTCTGGAGCTGCTGCGCAGCGTGGAGGGGCCCAAGGAGTAA
- a CDS encoding phosphoesterase RecJ, with the protein MNERQTAEWLMEREDFLILTHVRPDGDTIGCAAGLCLALRGRGKTAWVLENPEATSLFTPYLEGLTAPEGWSPDTVVSVDIAARGLFPENARCYLERVDLAIDHHPSQEFFARETCLDAGRAACGELIYDIAGLLGPVTREMAVPLYVAVSTDTGCFVYGNTTADTHRTAAALMETGIPAAELNKRHFRTKTLKRLRIESRIVEGMELFDGGETAVAAVDLAMVAQLGADERDLEDIASFVGQVEGVKNAITIRELRPGTCKLSLRTDPEVLNASRVCALLGGGGHAAASGATVEGSVEEAKRAILWAIEQVRHG; encoded by the coding sequence ATGAATGAGCGACAGACAGCGGAGTGGCTGATGGAACGGGAGGATTTTCTGATTCTCACCCACGTCCGGCCGGACGGAGATACCATCGGCTGCGCAGCGGGGCTGTGTCTGGCCCTGCGGGGGCGGGGAAAGACGGCCTGGGTGCTGGAAAACCCGGAGGCCACCAGCCTCTTCACCCCCTATCTGGAGGGGCTGACCGCCCCGGAGGGCTGGAGCCCGGACACCGTGGTATCGGTGGATATCGCCGCCCGGGGGCTGTTCCCGGAGAACGCCCGGTGTTACCTGGAGCGGGTGGACCTGGCCATCGACCACCACCCCTCCCAGGAGTTTTTTGCCCGGGAGACCTGCCTGGACGCCGGGCGGGCGGCCTGCGGGGAGCTGATCTATGATATTGCGGGCCTGCTGGGCCCGGTCACCCGGGAGATGGCGGTGCCCCTCTACGTGGCGGTGTCTACCGACACCGGCTGCTTCGTCTACGGAAACACCACGGCGGACACCCACCGGACGGCGGCCGCCCTGATGGAGACCGGCATCCCTGCGGCGGAGCTGAACAAGCGCCACTTCCGGACCAAGACCCTGAAGCGCCTCCGGATCGAGAGCCGGATCGTGGAGGGCATGGAGCTGTTTGACGGCGGGGAGACCGCCGTGGCGGCGGTGGACCTGGCGATGGTGGCCCAGCTGGGGGCCGACGAGCGGGACCTGGAGGATATCGCCTCCTTTGTGGGACAGGTGGAGGGCGTGAAGAATGCGATCACCATCCGGGAGCTGAGGCCCGGGACGTGCAAGCTGTCCCTGCGCACTGATCCGGAGGTCCTTAACGCCAGCAGGGTATGCGCCCTGCTGGGGGGCGGGGGCCACGCCGCCGCCTCCGGCGCCACGGTGGAGGGCAGCGTGGAGGAGGCCAAGCGGGCCATCCTGTGGGCGATAGAGCAGGTGCGTCATGGCTGA
- a CDS encoding tRNA pseudouridine synthase has product MADGIIIIDKPQDWTSMDVCAKLRGIFHERRIGHAGTLDPMATGVLPVFVGRATRAVEFASESEKEYVAGLRLGVETNTQDTTGTVLAERPVSVSQAELEQVLGQFRGEIRQIPPMYSAIKVGGKKLYELARKGQEVERQPRAVTIHSLTLEEQTGPADYTLRVRCSKGTYVRTLCHDIGRALGCGGCMSGLRRTMAAGFKLEDALPLEQVLQAEGPASLLLGVDAYFADRPVLILKPPAEKKVRNGMSLFLPETPDGEYRVYGAEGTFLALSRMERGRLTTIKSFFPV; this is encoded by the coding sequence ATGGCTGACGGCATCATCATCATCGACAAGCCCCAAGATTGGACCAGTATGGATGTGTGCGCCAAGCTGAGAGGGATCTTCCACGAAAGGCGCATCGGCCACGCCGGTACACTGGACCCCATGGCGACAGGTGTGCTCCCCGTGTTCGTGGGCCGGGCCACCCGGGCGGTGGAGTTTGCCTCCGAGTCGGAGAAAGAGTATGTAGCCGGCCTGCGGCTGGGGGTGGAGACCAACACCCAGGACACCACCGGCACAGTGCTGGCGGAGCGGCCGGTCTCCGTCTCCCAGGCGGAGCTGGAGCAGGTACTGGGGCAGTTCCGGGGAGAGATCCGGCAGATCCCCCCCATGTACTCCGCCATCAAGGTGGGAGGAAAGAAGCTCTATGAGCTGGCCCGAAAGGGCCAGGAGGTGGAGCGGCAGCCCCGGGCCGTCACCATCCACAGCCTGACGCTGGAAGAGCAGACGGGGCCGGCGGATTACACCCTGCGGGTCCGGTGTTCCAAGGGGACCTATGTGCGCACCCTGTGTCATGATATTGGCCGGGCACTGGGGTGCGGGGGCTGCATGAGCGGCCTGCGCCGGACCATGGCGGCCGGGTTCAAGCTGGAGGACGCCCTGCCTCTGGAGCAGGTGCTCCAGGCGGAGGGACCCGCGTCCCTGCTTCTGGGGGTGGACGCCTACTTTGCTGACCGCCCTGTGCTGATCCTCAAGCCTCCGGCAGAGAAAAAGGTGCGCAACGGCATGAGCCTGTTCCTGCCGGAGACACCGGACGGGGAGTACCGGGTCTATGGGGCGGAGGGGACCTTCCTAGCCCTGAGCCGGATGGAGCGGGGAAGGCTGACCACCATCAAGAGCTTCTTCCCGGTGTGA
- a CDS encoding riboflavin biosynthesis protein RibF, producing the protein MNKNRRVIALGFFDGVHNGHGALLRRVVDKARELDAVAAAFTFDRSPTAAITGQTVPLLSSVEDRGWLMRSRYGIQEVVVSNFDGMMRMDWEDFVDRYLAEELGAVHVVAGHDFHFGYMGKGNPRRLQEKCAQLGIGCDIIPKVEQDGITISSTYIRTLIAQGEMERAVQFLGHPHVLTQKVAHGKKIGSSTLGFPTVNLHIPEGVIVPAFGVYTTKVCFGGESRIAVTNVGVRPTVQDGDRRVTVEGFILDFDGDLYGQTMRMEFYHRLRGERKFPSMEELAEEIRRNAQQAREYFQEKAEYQ; encoded by the coding sequence GTGAACAAGAACAGACGAGTGATCGCCCTCGGCTTTTTTGACGGAGTCCACAACGGGCACGGGGCCCTGCTTCGCCGGGTGGTGGACAAGGCCCGGGAGCTGGATGCGGTGGCGGCCGCATTCACCTTTGACCGCAGCCCCACCGCCGCCATCACGGGCCAGACAGTGCCCCTGCTCAGCTCGGTGGAGGACCGGGGATGGCTGATGCGGAGCCGCTACGGCATCCAGGAGGTGGTGGTGTCCAACTTTGATGGCATGATGCGCATGGACTGGGAGGACTTTGTGGACCGGTATCTGGCGGAAGAACTGGGCGCGGTCCATGTGGTGGCCGGCCACGACTTCCACTTCGGCTATATGGGTAAGGGCAACCCCCGGCGCCTCCAGGAGAAGTGCGCCCAGTTGGGCATCGGATGTGACATCATCCCCAAGGTGGAGCAGGACGGCATCACCATCTCTTCCACCTACATCCGCACCCTGATCGCCCAGGGGGAGATGGAGCGGGCGGTCCAGTTCCTGGGGCATCCCCATGTCCTGACTCAGAAGGTGGCCCACGGCAAAAAAATCGGCAGCAGCACCCTGGGTTTTCCCACGGTGAACCTGCATATCCCGGAGGGAGTCATCGTGCCTGCCTTCGGCGTCTATACGACCAAAGTCTGCTTCGGGGGGGAGAGCCGTATCGCCGTTACCAACGTGGGGGTGCGCCCTACAGTGCAGGACGGAGACCGCCGGGTGACGGTGGAGGGCTTCATCTTGGACTTTGACGGGGACCTGTACGGTCAGACGATGCGGATGGAGTTCTATCACCGCCTGCGGGGGGAGCGGAAGTTTCCCTCTATGGAGGAGCTGGCGGAGGAGATCCGCAGGAACGCCCAGCAGGCCCGGGAATATTTTCAGGAAAAGGCGGAGTATCAATAA